A genomic stretch from Vanrija pseudolonga chromosome 6, complete sequence includes:
- the rid1 gene encoding GTPase-binding protein rid1, with translation MPPPAIPAASSVSSASSSRPSLSMSDVSTDSINHPGQRADERIKTPLQDITAPNREDVDAQFDSLLDMLEVPSTVRLKFGSVAKDVKQSILDSSSQSNPAILASLGLPVPQTPDKKVKKASTPFLRKAKSSTSLGPDSPQAARRSGPVPPKTLNVDGDQFVIVASPKIAAPTPSRHQARGYSIDIGRPGSRPVTSRPNSLFAPPSPSPELQATEGPDAFVHWLSSHKGTDLSMEVNRAKKLRMLLRHETTGWVATFIEAGGYKLVLDRLQDLLDVEWREEQHDDQMLYELLRCVKALTTSDVGKAAIRAAHPRPFPALSALLFSEKKPGDIPCRLIMVELFIFHFELFPSRVAKAPGNSTVRFETSPADVDVTEFVRQLLMPAKENKAADYHEFVTVAHRPRVFKSWVQELSDICRDYFWIMCHGNNTLWNLDQVDEKVVERPVAPGGATGGVEFEAMGYVTMHFRLLNDVSSHLAGEDAKDAQKFHTDLIASGLDRILVTMRKASTTYYPTLHLEMARYVDHLKRACPGDKMPYLIHKMIGSPPEEFRKHASAGEWLPRTQWK, from the exons ATGCCCCCACCTGCTATCCCAGCGGCCTCCTCTGTGTcttccgcctcgtcgtcccgccCAAGCTTGTCCATGTCGGACGTCTCGACCGACAGCATCAACCACCCAGGGCAGAGGGCCGACGAAAGAATCAAAACACCGCTGCAGGACATTACGGCACCCAACAGAGAGGATGTCGACGCCCAGTTTGACTCGCTTCTT GACATGCTTGAGGTCCCCTCTACGGTCCGTCTCAAGTTTGGCAGCGTTGCAAAGGACGTCAAGCAGTCGATCCTTGATTCGTCGTCCCAGTCCAACCCAGCCATCCTGGCCTCGTTAGGCCTCCCTGTCCCCCAGACACCGGACAAGAAGGTCAAGAAGGCGTCTACGCCGTTCCtgcgcaaggccaagtcgTCAACGTCGCTCGGCCCAGACAGCCCCCAGGCGGCCCGTCGATCCGGCCCTGTGCCTCCAAAGACACTCAACGTCGATGGGGACCAGTTTGTCATTGTCGCTTCCCCCAAGATTGCTGCGCCTACACCATCACGCCACCAGGCCCGTGGATACAGCATCGACATTGGAAGACCTGGCAGCAGACCCGTGACGTCTAGACCAAACAGTTTGTTTGCGCCCCCGTCACCGAGCCCCGAGCTTCAGGCGACAGAGGGGCCCGATGCGTTTGTGCACTGGCTATCCAGCCACAAGGGCACGGACCTGAGCATGGAAGTCAACAGGGCAAAGAAGCTTCGCATGCTACTCCGCCACGAGACGACTGGATGGGTTGCGACGTTTATCGAGGCGGGAGGATACAAGCTCGTCCTGGACCGGCTGCAGGACTTGCTTGATGTCGAGTGGCG cgaggagcagcacgaTGACCAGATGCTCTATGAGCTCCTCAGATGCGTCAAGGCGCTCACGACGTCGGATGTCGGCAAGGCCGCGATCCGTGCCGCACACCCTCGTCCCTTCCCTGCACTGTCTGCTCTGCTGTTCTCTGAGAAGAAGCCTGGTGACATCCCCTGCCGACTGATCATGGTCGAGCTTTTCATCTTCCACTTTGAGCTCTTCCCCTCTCGGGTAGCCAAAGCTCCTGGAAACAGCACCGTGCGCTTCGAGACGTCgcctgccgacgtcgacgtcacCGAGTTTGTTCGCCAGCTGTTGATGCCCGCCAAGGAGaacaaggccgccgactATCACGAGTTTGTGACTGTCGCTCACCGGCCACGTGTATTCAAGTCTTGGGTGCAGGAGCTGAGTGACATTTGCCGCGACTACTTCTG GATCATGTGCCATGGCAACAACACACTGTGGAACTTGGACCAGGTTGACGAGAAGGTCGTGGAGCGGCCAGTGGCCCCTGGTGGCGCTACTGGTGGTGTCGAGTTTGAAGCCATGGGCTATGTG ACCATGCACTTCCGTCTCCTGAACGACGTCTCATCCCACCTCGCTGGTGAGGATGCCAAAGACGCCCAAAAGTTCCACACCGACCTCATCGCGTCCGGCCTTGACCGCATCCTTGTG ACAATGCGCAAGGCATCGACAACATACTACCCAACTCTCCACCTTGAAATGGCCCGATATGTGGACCACCTCAAGCGCGCTTGTCCCGGCGACAAGATGCCATACCTCATCCACAAGATGATCGGATCACCACCAGAGGAGTTCCGCAAGCACGCCTCGGCCGGCGAGTGGCTCCCGCGCACCCAGTGGAAGTGA
- the itr1 gene encoding Myo-inositol transporter 1, which produces MQPPGSGRGAYAPLPTAAPPLSPSAAAAAAGPSSPAFSPGSRTSSGRLTPNALGLHNPDELWDEPEDTAEEEEEDKDEVDEAAVVVPGEDDITPFVWTLVCAASLSGLLFGYDTGVISGTLVSIRHDLGHALSTREKELVTSATTLGALLGGLVAGALSDYVGRKGVLGLANGVFITGALAQACAHALPLMVGGRFVVGLGVGLASCIAPLYIGELAPTRQRGRLVTINAVACTLGQVLAYGIGAVLESTHGGWRWMVGLGAVPALVQLGALIFLPESPRILLVRGDVPAVRGVLARVYPRASPHDVERKTAIMAAAVRQAVLAEHSTTWTHRAASLIRVGANRRALVIGCGLQALQQLCGFNTLMYYSASIFASLGFKNATATGMVIALVNFAFTLVALRIIDPVGRRNTMLYTVPVMALALVLASAFFHQLTLPTDGVLVPGHPYPASLTTPVLLSMLLFVAAYATGCGNIPWQQGELFRLDVRGLGTSVCTATNWSCNLLVAATFLSLMESASPAGAFLLYAGACAAGWVFCWALYPETSGLSLEEVYEVFQDGFGVKKSQEMRAAKLARAQEAHRREA; this is translated from the exons ATGCAACCGCCAGGCTCCGGACGAGGCGCGTACGCCCCGCtgccgaccgccgcgccgccgctctcgccctcggccgcagccgccgcagctgggccgtcgtcgcctgcctTCTCGCCTGGATCGCGGACATCAAGCGGGCGGCTCACGCCCAACGCTTTGGGGCTGCATAACCCCGACGAGCTGTGGGATGAGCCCGAGGACACGgccgaagaagaggaagaggacaaggacgaggtggacgaggcggctgtcgtcgtgccgggcgaggacga caTCACGCCGTTCGTCTGGACGCTCGTGTGCGCCGCCTCCCTCTCGGGCCTGTTGTTCGGGTACGATACCGGCGTGATATCCGGCACGCTAGTCAGCATCCGGCACGACCTGGGCCACGCGCTGTCGAcgcgcgagaaggagctggtcacgagcgcgacgacgctcggcgcgttGCTGGGCGGCCTggtggccggcgcgctgaGCGACTATGTCGGCCGTAAAGGCGTGCTGGGGCTAGCGAACGGCGTGTTCATcaccggcgcgctcgcgcaggcgtGTGCGCACGCCCTCCCGCTCATGGTTGGCGGGCggttcgtcgtcggcctcggcgtcggcctcgcgtcgTGCATCGCGCCCCTGTACATCGGCGAGCTGGCACCcacgcgccagcgcggccgcctggTGACGATCAACGCGGTGGCGTGCACGCTCGGCCAGGTGCTCGCGTACGGGATCGGTGCGGTGCTAGAGTCCACGCACGGCGGATGGCGCTGGatggtcggcctcggcgcggtccCGGcgctcgtccagctcggcgcgctcatctTCCTCCCCGAGAGCC CCCGCATCCTCctggtgcgcggcgacgtgccCGCCGTCCGTGGCGTCCTCGCGCGGGTATACCCCCGCGCGTCTccgcacgacgtcgagcgcaagACGGCCATcatggccgcggcggtgcggcaggccgtgctcgccgaaCACAGCACCACCTGGACgcaccgcgcggcgtcgctgatccgcgtcggcgcgaaccggcgcgcgctggtcATCGGGTGTGGGCTGCAggcgctgcagcagctgtGCGGGTTCAACACGCTCATGTACTACTCTGCGTCGATTTTCGCCTCGCTCGGATTCAAGAACGCGACCGCCACCGGCATGGTCATCGCGCTCGTCAACTTTGCGTtcacgctcgtcgcgctccggATAATCGACCCCGTCGGACGGCGGAATACCATGCTCTACACCGTGCCCGTcatggcgctcgcgctggtcctcgcctcggccttctttCACCAGCTCACGCTACCGActgacggcgtgctcgtcccCGGACATCCCTACCCTGCGTCGCTCACCACGCCGGTGCTGCTGTCCATGCTCCTCTTCGTCGCGGCATATGCGACGGGCTGCGGTAACATTCCGTGGCAGCAGGGCGAGCTCTTCCGCCTCGATgtgcgcggcctcggcacgaGCGTGTGCACCGCCACAAACTGGAGCTGTAACCTGCTCGTGGCCGCCACCTTCTTGAGTCTGATGGAGAGCGCGAGCCCGGCAGGAGCATTTCTGCTGTATGCCGGCGCTTGTGCTGCCGGCTGGGTCTTCTGCTGGGCCTTGTATCCCGAGACGAGTGGCCTGAGTTTGGAAGAG GTCTATGAAGTCTTCCAGGACGGCTTTGGAGTAAAGAAAAGCCAGGAGATGCGCGCGGCAAAGCTCGCCCGCGCACAGGAGGCACACCGCCGCGAGGCTTAA
- the glpK_1 gene encoding Glycerol kinase has product MRHVAAGFARIGAATASGPARLGAAYRCSSTPAQAHAARWGSTTAAQTTLGAPRRRVGPLDAARRRGFARLLAPSSSRTAAAQSQATRVRHNASPYSTMTVSAKQEYIVSVDVGTTSTRAIAFDHTAAVVATHQIEYEQLYPHPGWHEQRPADLIDTVHACLDGVATALAARGIGLEQVPGIGITNQRETTCVWSRSTGKPLYNAIAWPDTRNTDTVHELASRSPLGTEALKAKTGLPLSTYFSGTKVKWLLDNVAEVKRAHDTDDLLFGTVETWILWNLTGGANGGLHLTDVTNASRTMLMDLRTTAWDPECLAFFGVRESALPKIVSNAEIYGSITSGAFKGKPVAGMIGDQQAALVGNKCVEQGSAKNTYGTGAFMLFNTGDRPVPSTHGLLTTPAFRVAGQTAYALEGSIAVAGSSIKWLRDQMEIISAASDIDPLANKVKNTGGVYFVPAFSGLFAPYWDDSAAGTLVGMSAYTNRAHIARATLEATCFQTRAILQAMAKDSGHELSVLRVDGGMTNSDLCMQLQADILGIDVERPVMRESTALGSAICAAVALKRFGWDLARPETLREVNVAGRHTFKPQNDAEDRAKRWRGWERAVERAMHWKE; this is encoded by the exons ATGAGACATGTCGCTGCGGGCTTCGCGCGCATAGGcgcggccacggcctcggggccggctcgtctcggcgcggcgtatCGGTGCTCTTCGACGCCAGCCCAGGCCCATGCCGCTCGCTGGGGATCGACAACTGCGGCCCAGACAACGCTCGGAGCTCCACGGCGCCGTGTGGGGCCGTTGgacgccgctcgtcgtcgcgggttTGCGAG ACTCCtcgcgccctcctcctcacgcaCCGCTGCGGCCCAAAGCCAAGCAACGCGCGTGCGGCACAATGCATCTCCCTACTCCACCATGACCGTGTCCGCAAAGCAAGAGTACATCGTGTCGGTCGACGTAggcacgacgtcgacgcgcgccatCGCTTTCGACCacacggccgccgtcgtggccaCCCACCAGATCGAGTACGAGCAGCTGTACCCCCACCCCGGGTGGCACGAGCAGCGGcccgccgacctcatcgacACGGTGCACGCGTGTCTTGATGGCGTGGcgaccgcgctcgccgccaggGGCATCGGGCTCGAACAGGTCCCCGGCATCGGCATCACCAACCAGCGCGAGACGACGTGTGTGTGGAGCCGGAGCACCGGCAAGCCGCTGTACAATG CCATTGCGTGGCCGGATACCCGCAACACTGACACCGTGCACGAGCTGGCtagccgctcgccgctgggcaccgaggcgctcaaggccaagactgg GCTCCCCCTCTCGACGTACTTTAGCGGCACCAAGGTCAAGTGGCTGCTCGACAACGTGGCCGAGGTCAAGCGCGCACACGACACGGACGATCTGCTGTTCGGCACGGTCGAGACGTGGATCCTGTGGAACCTGACTGGCGGCGCCAATGGCGGACTGCACCTCACCGACGTGAcgaacgcgtcgcgcaccATGCTCATGGACCTGCGCACGACCGCCTGGGACCCCGAGTGCCTCGCGTTCTTTGGCGTGCGCGAGTCTGCGCTGCCCAAGATTGTGTCCAACGCCGAGATCTACGGCAGCATCACGTCCGGCGCGTTCAAGGGCAAGCCCGTAGCGGGCATGATTGGCGACCagcaggccgcgctcgtgggCAACAAGTGCGTCGAGCAGGGCTCAGCCAAAAACACATACGGCACCGGCGCGTTCATGCTCTTCAATACCGGTGACCGACCGGTCCCCTCGACGCACGGGCTGCTCACGACCCCGGCCTTCCGGGTAGCCGGGCAGACGGCgtacgcgctcgagggctcGATCGCGGTGGCGGGCTCGAGCATCAAGTGGCTGCGCGACCAGATGGAGATcatctcggccgcgagcgacaTCGACCCGCTGGCAAACAAGGTCAAGAACACGGGCGGCGTGTACTTTGTGCCTGCGTTCTCGGGGCTGTTCGCTCCGTACTGGGACGACTCGGCAGCCGGCACCCTCGTCGGCATGTCGGCGTACACGAACCGCGCGCACATTGCGCGCGCGACCCTCGAGGCGACGTGTTTCCAGACCCGCGCAATCCTGCAGGCCATGGCCAAGGACTCGGGGCACGAGCTGTCGGTCCTCCGCGTCGACGGGGGCATGACCAACTCGGACCTGTGCATGCAGCTTCAGGCGGACATTCTCGGCATTGATGTCGAGCGGCCCGTCATGCGCGAGTCGACGGCGCTCGGGTCGGCCatctgcgccgccgtcgcgctcaagcGCTTCGGCTGGGACTTGGCCCGCCCAGAGACGCTGCGCGAGGTGAATGTGGCCGGCAGGCATACGTTCAAGCCGCAGAACGATGCCGAGGACCGGGCGAAGCGATGGAGGGGGTGGGAGCGGGCCGTCGAGCGGGCGATGCATTGGAAGGAGTAG
- the COL21A1 gene encoding Collagen alpha-1(XXI) chain: protein MKISKAVPLLLLPLAAARPTPRGELSTGVEARDGVYPAQHRRQDGEPGKKGADGASGDEAASATNADNSGDDSKDNTDSGSAGQAGTDGEDGKVSDDVPPISHDDNADNTANGNLGSSGSDGQKGADGQKGADGASGADGEDGKVTDSVAPISHDDNADNTANGNFGKSDNPTDNSADVVPDNANTGSADDSKKAADGAKGADGADGKAGAAGGAGTDGKAGSPGKAGADGAKGADGKAGAAGSPGKAGTDGSRGANGKPGAAGSPGKAGTAGSKGADGKPGSAGADGKAGSPGKSGADGAKGADGKPGSAGSPGKAGTDGAKGADGKPGSPGKSGSDGSKGADGKPGAAGSPGKAGADGAKGADGKPGAAGSAGSPGKSGSDGSKGADGKPGAAGSAGSAGADGKPGSAGAPGKAGSDGAKGSDGSAGQKGADGAAGSAGSPGKAGSDGAKGADGAAGKSGSDGSKGSDGSAGKSGSDGAKGSDGSAGKSGSDGAAGKKGADGAPGANGKRLVVAPRAENSTAPVAGGAVPSVSGGASLPATASVSAPATASASHKPSGGSALAAAPVLAVAALVGVALLV, encoded by the coding sequence ATGAAGATCAGCAAGGCcgtgcccctcctcctcctgccgctcgcagcagcgcgtcccACCCCGCGTGGCGAGCTCAGCACTGGCGTTGAAGCGCGCGATGGAGTCTACCCCGCGCAGCACCGTCGCCAGGACGGCGAGCCAGGCAAGAAGGGCGCTGATGGCGCGTCCGGTGACGAGGCAGCTTCTGCCACCAACGCAGACAACAGCGGGGACGACAGCAAGGACAACAccgacagcggcagcgcagGCCAGGCAGGCACGGACGGCGAAGACGGCAAAGTCAGCGACGATGTCCCTCCCATCtcgcacgacgacaacgcggACAACACTGCCAATGGCAAcctcggctcgtcgggctcAGACGGCCAGAAGGGAGCAGACGGCCAGAAGGGAGCAGACGGAGCTAGTGGCGCGGACGGCGAAGACGGCAAAGTCACCGACTCTGTCGCCCCCATCTCGCACGACGACAATGCGGACAACACCGCCAACGGCAACTTTGGCAAGTCGGACAACCCGACCGACAACTCTGCCGACGTGGTCCCCGACAATGCCAACACTGGCTCGGCGGACGACagcaagaaggccgccgacggggcCAAGGGGgccgacggtgccgacggcaaggctggagctgctggcggcgctggcaccgacggcaaggCTGGATCTCCTGGCAaggctggcgccgacggggcCAAGGGAGCTGATGGCAAGGCCGGAGCTGCTGGTAGCCCCGGAAAGGCTGGTACCGACGGCTCCAGGGGAGCTAATGGAAAGCCTGGAGCTGCTGGATCTCCTGGCAAAGCTGGCACCGCTGGGTCCAAGGGAGCTGATGGCAAACCTGGTTCTGCTGGCGCCGATGGCAAGGCCGGGTCTCCGGGCAAGTCTGGGGCTGATGGAGCCAAGGGAGCTGATGGCAAACCTGGTTCCGCTGGTAGCCCGGGCAAGGCCGGCACCGATGGAGCCAAGGGAGCTGATGGCAAGCCTGGATCTCCAGGCAAGTCTGGCTCGGATGGCTCCAAGGGAGCTGATGGCAAgcctggtgctgctggtagCCCGGGCAAGGCTGGGGCTGATGGAGCTAAGGGGGCTGATGGCAAgcctggcgctgctggtTCTGCTGGGTCTCCTGGCAAGTCCGGCAGCGACGGCTCCAAGGGAGCTGATGGCAAGcccggcgctgctggctccGCTGGTTCTGCTGGCGCGGACGGCAAGCCTGGCAGCGCTGGTGCTCCTGGCAAGGCCGGAAGCGACGGTGCCAAGGGGTCTGATGGCTCCGCGGGCCAGAAGGGCGCCGACGGAGCTGCGGGCTCGGCTGGCAGCCCCGGCAAGgccggcagcgacggggCCAAGGGGGCTGATGGCGCCGCTGGCAAGTCGGGTAGCGACGGCAGCAAGGGGTCCGACGGGTCCGCTGGCAAGTCCGGCAGCGACGGAGCAAAGGGCTCTGATGGCTCCGCCGGCAAGTCTGGCAGCGATGGCGCCgcgggcaagaagggcgctgacggcgctcccggcgcgaacggcaagcgcctcgtcgttgcGCCGCGTGCCGAGAACTCGACCGCCCCggtggccggcggcgccgtgccgagcgtgagcggcggcgcgagcctgccggcgacggcgagcgtgtcTGCCCCtgcgaccgcgagcgcgagccacAAGCCGAGCGGTGGCAGTGctctcgccgcggcgccggtgcttgccgtcgctgcgctcgttggcgtcgcgctgctcgtgtAA
- the PHOX3 gene encoding Protein PHOX3: protein MVAIAKALTLLVLPLAATARAVARQDDTTYEVASVDDTTTSPDVVDTTVVGGADDGTVDDAADYYNDSTDDDGADDEGADDTEDTDDGTDDTDDSLERRQDDGADTTDEADSVDDTTDEADSVDDTTDEADSVDDTTDEADSVDDTTDEADSVDDTTDEADSVDDTTDEADSVDDTTDEADSLDDTTDVTDGTDDETDETDGTDDETDEADSTDDTVYRRVYRRQDTGASASAADSGVAASDAAAAPSDASAAPSDASASDAASASDVSASGAAASDAASGSAIDSAVTAEPTAVPTGAGPSASAAGPSASGVLPTSKAAAPSSAAAHPSAAGSASASASGAKSSAGSASSTKPSASASASASAKSAADIKTPVRAGAALAFAMLTAFLVL from the exons ATGGTCGCTATCGCCAAggccctcaccctcctcgtcctccctcTCGCGGCtaccgcgcgcgccgtcgcccgccagGACGACACGACGTACGAGGTcgcgtcggtcgacgacaccaccacctcgcccgacgttgtcgacacgaccgtcgttggcggcgctgatgacggcaccgtcgacgacgcggccgactACTACAACGactcgaccgacgacgacggcgctgatgacgagggtgccgacgacaccgaggacaccgacgacggcaccgatgacaccgacgacagcctcgagcgccgccaggacgacggtgccgacaccaccgacgaggccgactcggtcgacgacaccaccgacgaggccgactcggtcgacgacaccaccgacgaggccgactcggtcgacgacaccaccgacgaggccgactcggtcgacgacaccaccgacgaggccgactcggtcgacgacaccaccgacgaggccgactcggtcgacgacaccaccgacgaggccgactcggtcgacgacaccaccgacgaggccgactcgctcgacgacaccaccgacgTGACTGACGGCACCGATGACGAGACCGATGAGACCGACGGCACTGACGACGAgaccgacgaggccgactcgaccgacgacaccgTCTACCGTCGCGTCTACCGTCGCCAGGAcaccggcgcgtcggcctctgccgccgactcgggcgtcgctgcctcggacgccgccgctgccccctcGGACGCCTCGGCTGCTCCTTCGGACGCTTCTGCGTCGgacgccgcctccgcctcggacGTTTCGGcctccggcgccgccgcctcggatGCCGCCTCGGGATCTGCCATCGACTCCGCCGTCACGGCCGAGCCCACTGCTGTTCCCACCGGCGCTGGCCcctctgcctctgctgcTGGCCCCTCCGCTTCGG GCGTCCTCCCCACCTCGAAGGCTGCCGCCCCGTcgtctgccgccgcccacccctctgctgccggctcggcgtctgcctccgcctcgggcgCCAAGTCGTCTGCCGGctctgcctcgtcgaccaAGCCCTCTGCGTCcgcgtcggcttcggcctcggccaagtCGGCCGCTGACATCAAGACCCCggtccgcgccggcgcggccctCGCGTTCGCGATGCTCACGGCTTTCCTCGTCCTCTAA
- the Plav_1781 gene encoding Baeyer-Villiger monooxygenase: MTGTNPTETLDAVVLGAGVAGLYQLYQLRKAGYKVRVFEQGGDVGGTWYWNRYPGARFDSEAYIYQYLFDEDLYKGWTWSEKFPGQPEIERWLHYITDKLDLRKDIKFNARITSAHYDEGRGRWLIKTSAGDIIDSQFFISCGGMLSAPITDLFPNKDKFKGEVVYTSRYPAAGVDVKGKKVGVVGIGATGIQVIQTMAPESGHMTVFARTPQYTLPMKNPAIGQAEAEEYKGRFKEIKERIVNTFTGFEHDFTTTYAITTDSAERQKLMEDNYEDGSLKFWLATFPEIFTDPECSKLVSDFVAGKMKDRLKHDPHLLEVLVPKFEDYGFGTHRVPLERNYLEVYLRDNVTAVSVKNNPIVSFTDKGLKLKDGTEYELDVIIMATGFDAGSGALSSIDVRGRGGRSLTDEWNKDIRTTMGLGKHGYPNLLTTAVPLAPSAALCNMTTCLQQQTEWITGAIEDLKKDGKTTIEPTQAGEDAWVEHHDGIANATLVTKTDSWYMGSNVPGKPRRLLSYIGGVGVYRTKCNEEAEAGYPSFQRA; this comes from the coding sequence ATGACTGGCACCAACCCCaccgagacgctcgacgcggtcgtgctcggcgctggcgtcgccggcctgTACCAGCTGTACCAGCTCCGCAAGGCTGGCTACAAGGTGCGCGTGTtcgagcagggcggcgacgtcggcgggaCGTGGTACTGGAACCGGTACCCCGGCGCGCGGTTCGACTCGGAGGCCTACATCTACCAGTACCTGTTCGACGAAGACCTGTACAAGGGGTGGACGTGGAGCGAAAAGTTCCCCGGCCAGCCCGAGATTGAGCGCTGGCTGCACTACATcaccgacaagctcgacctgcGCAAGGACATCAAGTTCAACGCGCGCATCACGAGCGCGCACTACGACGAGGGCCGCGGCCGGTGGCTCATCAAGACGAGCGCGGGCGACATTATCGACTCGCAGTTCTTCATCTCGTGCGGCGGCATGCTGTCCGCGCCCATCACCGACCTCTTCCCCAACAAGGACAAGTtcaagggcgaggtcgtgtaCACTTCGCGCTACCccgccgcgggcgtcgacgtcaagggcaagaaggttGGCGTCGTCGGTATCGGCGCCACGGGCATCCAGGTCATCCAGACCATGGCCCCCGAGTCGGGCCACATGACTGTGTTCGCCCGCACGCCGCAGTACACGCTGCCGATGAAGAACCCCGCCATCgggcaggccgaggccgaggagtaCAAGGGCCGCTTCAAGGAGATCAAGGAGCGTATCGTCAACACGTTTACCGGGTTCGAGCACGACTTTACCACCACGTACGCCATCACCACCGACTCCGCCGAACGCCAGAAGCTCATGGAGGACAACTACGAGGACGGGTCGCTCAAGTTCTGGCTCGCCACCTTCCCCGAGATCTTCACCGACCCCGAGTGCTCCAAGCTGGTGTCCGACTTTGTCGCGGGCAAGATGAAGGACCGCCTCAAGCACGAcccgcacctcctcgaggtgctcgtgcCCAAGTTTGAGGACTACGGCTTTGGCACCCACCGCGTGCCCCTCGAGCGCAACTACCTCGAGGTGTACCTCCGCGACAACGTCACGGCCGTCAGCGTCAAGAACAACCCGATTGTGTCGTTCACGGACAAGggcctcaagctcaaggacggGACAGagtacgagctcgacgtgaTCATCATGGCGACTGGCTTTGAcgcgggctcgggcgcgctGTCGAGCATCGAcgtgcgcgggcgcggcggccgcagcctcACCGACGAGTGGAACAAGGACATCCGCACGACCATGGGGCTGGGCAAGCACGGCTACCCGAACCTGCTGACGACGGCCGTGCCCCTTGCGCCGAGTGCGGCCCTGTGCAACATGACGACGTGTCTCCAGCAGCAGACCGAGTGGATCACGGGCGCGATCGAGGACCTCAAGAAGGACGGCAAGACGACCATCGAGCCCAcgcaggcgggcgaggacgccTGGGTCGAGCACCACGACGGCATTGCGAATGCCACGCTCGTCACCAAGACCGACTCGTGGTACATGGGCTCCAATGTCCCCGGCAAGCCCCGCCGCCTCTTGTCGTACattggcggcgtgggcgtgtaCAGGACCAAGTGTaacgaggaggccgaggccggctACCCTTCGTTCCAGCGGGCGTAG
- the hadL gene encoding (S)-2-haloacid dehalogenase: protein MASTTTTSSTVPKGAESPPPTASPIPKVLAFDVFGTVVDWHGSIAREAERIVPGLDGDAFALAWREGYRPAMARTMASGQFRVLDELHLEILRDIAPRFGLALTPEQEDELNKAWHRLDPWPDSAAALARLKTKFIITPLSNGGIGLLTHMAKRGGLPWDVVLCAEVFQAYKPAHRVYQGVGRVLGVPIAEVMMVATHHDDLDAAQDAGLQTAYIARPLEFGAKHTELKDSERKERHPLHFDSIHGLADHFGC from the coding sequence ATGGcaagcacgacgacgacgagcagcacagTTCCGAAaggcgccgagtcgccgccgccgacggcctcgcccaTCCCCAAAGTCCTCGCGTTCGACGTCTTTGGCACCGTGGTCGACTGGCACGGGAGcatcgcgcgcgaggcggagcgcatCGTGCCCGGCCTCGATGGGgacgcgttcgcgctcgccTGGCGCGAAGGATACCGGCCAGCCATGGCGCGCACGATGGCCTCTGGACAGTtccgcgtgctcgacgagctgcaccTCGAGATCCTGCGCGACATTGCGCCGCGCTTCGGCCTGGCCCTCACCCCCGAGCAGGAAGACGAGCTCAACAAGGCATGGCACCGGCTCGACCCTTGGCCTGAtagcgcggcggcgctcgcgcgcctcaaGACCAAGTTCATCATCACGCCCCTGTCCAACGGCGGCATCGGGCTGCTCACGCACATGgccaagcgcggcggcctgccGTGGGACGTCGTGCTGTGCGCCGAGGTGTTCCAGGCGTACAAGCCCGCGCACCGCGTGTACCAgggcgtcgggcgcgtgctcggcgtcccGATTGCCGAGGTCATGATGGTCGCGACgcaccacgacgacctcgacgccgcgcaggacGCCGGGTTGCAGACGGCGTACATTGCCCGCCCGCTCGAGTTTGGCGCAAAGCAtaccgagctcaaggactCGGAGAGGAAGGAGAGGCATCCGCTCCACTTTGACTCTATACATGGCCTCGCAGACCACTTTGGGTGTTAG